A part of Longimicrobiaceae bacterium genomic DNA contains:
- a CDS encoding UbiA family prenyltransferase: MKISERLLPYLRLVRAPAVFSAVGDPLTGMLVASGRLSVGRAAGVVLASASTYLAGMALNDVADREEDARERPERPIPSGAVGVGQAAALGAGLLGLGLMLARSAGARRTGPALAASVLAYNFALKRTTLGPAAMGACRALSLLTGAEAAARGGGLRRGLGAAAILGGYVAGLTVLARGETEETGNRTPLPGVVVGGAALAAAAVRGGRRALPWTIAAAALAGGAVRRAVAEPGPAAVGPAVGSMIRAIPALDAALAAPRSPGRSALIFPPLLALVRWGRKLIPIS, translated from the coding sequence ATGAAGATCTCTGAGCGCCTTCTCCCGTACCTGCGACTGGTGCGGGCTCCGGCGGTCTTTTCCGCGGTGGGCGATCCGCTCACGGGCATGTTGGTCGCCAGCGGTCGGCTGAGCGTGGGCCGTGCGGCGGGGGTGGTGCTGGCCTCCGCCTCCACCTATCTGGCCGGCATGGCGTTGAACGACGTTGCCGATCGGGAGGAGGATGCGCGCGAGCGTCCCGAGCGGCCCATCCCTTCCGGTGCCGTCGGGGTAGGTCAGGCGGCCGCGCTCGGCGCCGGGCTGCTGGGGCTGGGATTGATGCTCGCTCGCAGCGCCGGCGCGCGCCGCACCGGACCCGCGCTGGCGGCGTCCGTGCTCGCCTACAACTTCGCGCTCAAACGGACGACGCTTGGGCCAGCGGCGATGGGGGCGTGTCGCGCCCTTTCCCTGCTCACCGGCGCGGAAGCGGCCGCGCGGGGCGGCGGCCTGCGAAGAGGGCTCGGAGCTGCGGCGATCCTGGGAGGCTACGTGGCGGGCCTGACCGTACTCGCGCGCGGTGAAACGGAGGAAACCGGGAACAGGACGCCGCTCCCGGGTGTCGTAGTCGGTGGCGCCGCGCTGGCAGCTGCGGCCGTGCGCGGCGGGCGCCGTGCGCTTCCCTGGACGATCGCCGCTGCGGCACTGGCGGGAGGGGCCGTGCGCCGCGCCGTCGCCGAGCCAGGCCCGGCCGCCGTCGGCCCTGCAGTCGGGTCCATGATCCGCGCCATTCCCGCGCTGGACGCCGCGCTGGCCGCGCCGCGTTCTCCTGGCCGAAGCGCGCTCATCTTCCCGCCGCTACTCGCGCTCGTTCGCTGGGGGCGGAAGCTGATCCCCATCAGCTGA
- a CDS encoding inositol-3-phosphate synthase, which yields MKIWMIGARGTIATATAVGTVAAQKELLPLEGVITTRPPFDTLPGLPPVEEIAFGGCDIRAGTVAEAAADSASTRAVFAPSVLEGVLPVLRQAPLTVGILRRAGAAVEALGGAESLELFQESARDAIARVTADLERFADGEQTVVVNVASTEPLCDPSLFEWSLARFERGIEEDDPRIPASTLYAYAALSLGMPYVNFTPSTGASLPALVEMAQTRGLPVAGRDGKTGETLVKTTLAPMFAIRGLKVEGWYGTNILGNTDGQVLSYAENAASKVASKQGVLERCLGYSPAGDVRIDYFPPLADHKVAWDFIQFRGWGGHRMRMQFTWEGTDAVLAAPLVLDLARLITVAKHRGEAGQIAALAAFFKTPEGTEEMNLHRQYDALLEWAAKDTGGRRGTLRAAGGGS from the coding sequence TTGAAGATCTGGATGATCGGCGCCCGTGGCACCATCGCGACCGCCACGGCCGTCGGTACCGTTGCTGCGCAGAAGGAACTCCTGCCGCTCGAGGGAGTGATCACTACGCGGCCCCCCTTCGATACGCTTCCCGGGTTGCCGCCGGTCGAGGAGATCGCCTTCGGCGGCTGCGACATCCGGGCGGGGACGGTGGCGGAGGCGGCCGCCGATAGCGCTTCCACGCGCGCGGTCTTTGCGCCCTCGGTACTGGAGGGGGTGCTTCCCGTCCTGCGGCAGGCGCCCCTCACCGTGGGAATCCTGCGTCGCGCCGGTGCTGCCGTGGAAGCTCTCGGTGGCGCCGAATCGCTCGAGCTGTTCCAGGAATCAGCGCGCGATGCCATCGCACGGGTGACCGCCGATCTCGAGCGCTTCGCCGACGGCGAGCAGACCGTGGTGGTGAACGTCGCCTCCACAGAGCCGCTCTGCGATCCCTCCCTCTTCGAATGGTCGCTGGCCCGCTTCGAGCGCGGGATCGAGGAGGACGACCCGCGCATCCCGGCCTCCACCCTCTATGCCTACGCGGCGCTCTCGCTGGGGATGCCGTACGTCAACTTCACTCCTTCCACCGGTGCCAGCCTGCCCGCCCTGGTGGAGATGGCCCAGACTCGCGGCCTCCCCGTGGCCGGGCGCGATGGCAAGACCGGCGAGACACTGGTGAAGACCACCCTGGCTCCCATGTTCGCCATCCGCGGCCTGAAGGTGGAGGGCTGGTACGGCACGAACATCCTCGGAAACACCGACGGTCAGGTCCTCTCCTACGCCGAGAACGCGGCGAGCAAGGTGGCGTCCAAGCAGGGAGTCCTGGAGCGGTGCCTCGGTTACAGTCCGGCTGGTGACGTACGGATCGACTACTTCCCTCCCCTGGCCGACCACAAGGTTGCCTGGGACTTCATCCAGTTCCGCGGCTGGGGCGGTCACCGGATGCGGATGCAGTTCACCTGGGAAGGCACCGACGCAGTCCTGGCGGCGCCTCTGGTGCTGGACCTCGCCAGGCTGATTACGGTGGCCAAGCACCGGGGAGAAGCGGGTCAGATTGCGGCGCTCGCGGCCTTCTTCAAGACACCCGAGGGAACCGAAGAGATGAATCTGCACCGGCAGTACGATGCGCTTCTCGAGTGGGCGGCGAAGGATACCGGGGGTAGGCGAGGAACGCTGCGGGCCGCCGGGGGCGGCTCCTGA
- a CDS encoding sugar phosphate isomerase/epimerase, with protein sequence MRLGYNTNGFAHHRLDDALEILAAIGYQAVALTPDVHHLPPFSSTTADMRRLRRRLEELNLAPVVEAGARFVLDPRRKHRPTLLEADPGERRQRFEMLGRCLEIAAEIGAPQLSIWSGGLPAGVTEEEGWGRLVPAVHELCERAATLGVGVAFEPEPGMFVESMEGWERLRDAVSHPALGLTLDVGHVRCTEDYGPGEAIRRYADDLRNVHLDDMRGRIHDHLQIGEGELDFRAILEALREVNYQGVASVELSRHSHAAPAAAQVAFERLQAAASAAG encoded by the coding sequence ATGCGTCTCGGCTACAACACCAACGGGTTCGCTCATCACCGGCTGGACGATGCGCTGGAGATCCTGGCCGCGATCGGCTACCAGGCGGTCGCGCTCACTCCCGATGTCCACCACCTCCCGCCCTTCTCGTCCACCACTGCCGATATGCGCCGCCTGCGGCGGCGCCTGGAGGAACTGAACCTGGCCCCCGTCGTCGAGGCCGGGGCCAGGTTCGTTCTGGACCCTCGCCGCAAGCACCGGCCTACGCTGCTGGAGGCGGATCCCGGCGAGCGCCGTCAGCGGTTCGAGATGCTGGGCCGCTGCCTGGAGATCGCAGCGGAGATCGGCGCGCCTCAGCTCTCGATCTGGTCCGGCGGGTTACCGGCGGGAGTAACCGAGGAGGAGGGCTGGGGGCGGCTCGTTCCCGCGGTTCACGAGCTCTGTGAGCGTGCTGCAACCCTGGGGGTGGGTGTCGCGTTCGAGCCGGAGCCGGGTATGTTCGTCGAGTCGATGGAGGGTTGGGAGCGGCTGCGCGACGCCGTCTCCCATCCCGCCCTGGGCCTCACACTGGACGTCGGTCACGTGCGCTGCACCGAGGACTACGGCCCCGGGGAGGCGATCCGCCGCTACGCTGACGACCTGCGCAACGTGCACCTCGACGATATGCGCGGGCGGATCCACGACCATCTCCAGATCGGCGAGGGCGAGCTGGATTTTCGGGCGATCCTGGAAGCGTTGCGCGAAGTGAATTACCAGGGAGTCGCTTCGGTGGAGCTCTCCCGGCACAGCCACGCGGCACCCGCCGCGGCGCAGGTCGCATTCGAGCGATTGCAGGCGGCTGCGTCGGCAGCTGGTTGA
- a CDS encoding TatD family hydrolase, producing MEYIDLHAHMVSRTTDDYQQMALTGCVAVTEPAFWAGWDRSSADGFEDYFRQLTTFEPARAAQYGIQHYTWLCLNPKEGEDRELAREVLRRIPKYLDRPNVLGIGEIGMNRVTRNEIETFRDHVAFALEQHQMIHIHTPHLEDKYKGTRATIDVLLEFPDLDPSRVMVDHAEEHTVEMILDNGFWTGLTLYPQTKVSPERAIDIIEEHGPERICVASACDWGPSVPVAVPQFALAMRRRGHSEELIRQVIYSNPAAFLGQSPKFRLPARGQEAVVANA from the coding sequence ATGGAATACATCGACCTGCACGCCCACATGGTCTCGCGGACCACCGACGACTATCAGCAGATGGCGCTGACGGGTTGCGTGGCCGTGACTGAACCGGCTTTCTGGGCAGGCTGGGATCGCTCCTCGGCAGACGGCTTCGAGGACTACTTCCGGCAGCTCACCACCTTCGAGCCCGCCCGCGCCGCCCAGTACGGCATCCAGCACTACACCTGGCTCTGCCTGAACCCGAAGGAGGGAGAGGACCGGGAGCTCGCGCGGGAGGTATTGCGGCGCATCCCCAAGTACCTCGACCGACCCAACGTGCTCGGCATCGGCGAGATCGGGATGAATCGGGTGACGCGCAATGAGATCGAGACGTTCCGCGATCACGTCGCGTTCGCCCTCGAGCAACACCAGATGATCCACATCCACACCCCGCACCTCGAGGACAAGTACAAGGGGACGCGCGCCACCATCGACGTGCTGCTCGAGTTCCCCGACCTCGACCCCAGCCGGGTCATGGTGGATCACGCCGAGGAGCACACCGTTGAGATGATCCTCGACAATGGCTTCTGGACCGGGCTCACACTCTATCCGCAGACGAAGGTTTCCCCCGAGCGCGCGATCGACATCATCGAGGAGCACGGCCCCGAGCGCATCTGCGTCGCCTCGGCCTGCGACTGGGGACCCAGCGTGCCGGTTGCCGTGCCTCAGTTCGCTCTGGCGATGCGCCGGCGGGGACACTCGGAGGAGCTGATCCGGCAGGTGATCTACAGCAACCCGGCGGCCTTCCTGGGGCAGTCGCCGAAGTTCCGGCTCCCCGCCCGCGGTCAGGAGGCGGTGGTGGCGAACGCGTGA
- a CDS encoding nucleotide pyrophosphatase/phosphodiesterase family protein: protein MRRTVVLDVVGLTPALLGEHTPNLQAFASRGAVRALREVLPAVTTTAHATFTTGALPRDHGVVANGWYFRDLAEVWLWRQSNHLVQGEKLWHEARRRDPHFTCAQMFWWYNMYADVEFSATPRPMYPADGRKLPDVYTEPPELRAELTEKFGIFPLFHFWGPNADIRSTQWVADASRYVYDTRRPTLTLVYLPHLDYNLQRIGPEDPAIVRDLRQIDGVCGELIEHFERDGAHVVVLSEYGITPVRGAVHINRVLRRAGLIRVREELGSEKLDAGASEAFAVADHQIAHVYVRRPERVAEVKALLEAQEGIEVVLDDAGKAERGLDHPRSGELVAISRPDRWFSYYFWLDDDRAPDYARTVDIHRKPGYDPVELFTDPEIRALPLKVGLTLAKKALGFRYLLEVVPLDASLVKGSHGRPVDDPQVGPLIMSNAPELLPDGPVEATTVREIILRHVFTDSP, encoded by the coding sequence ATGCGCAGGACGGTCGTCCTCGACGTTGTTGGGCTGACGCCGGCACTGCTCGGAGAACACACACCCAATCTGCAGGCTTTCGCATCGCGGGGGGCGGTTCGCGCCCTCCGCGAAGTACTTCCGGCAGTCACCACGACAGCGCACGCGACCTTCACTACCGGCGCGCTCCCGCGGGATCACGGAGTGGTCGCCAACGGGTGGTATTTCCGCGACCTGGCGGAAGTCTGGCTGTGGCGCCAGAGCAACCACCTGGTGCAGGGCGAGAAGCTGTGGCACGAGGCGCGGCGCAGGGATCCACACTTCACCTGCGCCCAGATGTTCTGGTGGTACAACATGTACGCGGACGTCGAGTTCTCCGCGACGCCCCGCCCGATGTACCCCGCCGACGGTCGCAAGCTACCGGACGTCTACACAGAGCCACCCGAGCTGCGGGCGGAGCTGACCGAGAAGTTCGGGATCTTCCCCCTCTTTCACTTCTGGGGGCCCAACGCCGACATCCGCTCGACCCAGTGGGTGGCGGATGCCAGCCGGTACGTATACGACACCAGGCGGCCGACCCTCACCCTCGTCTATCTCCCGCACCTCGACTACAACCTGCAGCGGATAGGCCCGGAAGACCCGGCCATCGTGCGCGATCTCCGCCAGATCGATGGCGTCTGCGGTGAACTGATCGAGCATTTCGAGCGGGACGGGGCCCACGTGGTGGTCCTATCCGAGTACGGAATCACCCCGGTGCGCGGCGCCGTGCACATCAACCGGGTGCTCCGCCGCGCCGGGCTGATCCGTGTGCGGGAGGAGCTGGGCAGCGAAAAGCTGGACGCGGGTGCGTCCGAGGCCTTTGCGGTGGCGGATCACCAGATCGCGCACGTGTACGTGCGGCGGCCGGAGCGCGTCGCTGAGGTCAAGGCCCTGCTCGAAGCGCAGGAGGGGATCGAGGTAGTCCTCGACGACGCCGGGAAAGCCGAGCGAGGGCTCGATCACCCGCGCTCGGGAGAGCTGGTGGCCATCTCCCGTCCCGATCGGTGGTTCAGCTACTACTTCTGGCTCGATGACGATCGCGCGCCTGACTATGCGCGCACCGTAGACATCCACAGGAAGCCTGGTTACGACCCGGTCGAGTTGTTCACCGATCCCGAGATCCGCGCCCTGCCGCTGAAAGTAGGGCTGACGCTGGCGAAGAAGGCGCTCGGCTTCCGCTACCTGCTGGAGGTGGTGCCGCTCGATGCCTCCCTGGTGAAGGGCTCGCACGGACGACCGGTCGACGATCCACAGGTCGGTCCCCTGATCATGTCGAACGCACCCGAGCTGCTTCCAGATGGACCGGTGGAGGCGACCACGGTGCGGGAAATCATCCTGCGCCACGTCTTCACCGATTCTCCCTGA